A stretch of the Vigna radiata var. radiata cultivar VC1973A chromosome 7, Vradiata_ver6, whole genome shotgun sequence genome encodes the following:
- the LOC106766691 gene encoding NAC transcription factor 29, protein MQGNPPSKIKPPPISFQTFQTPSFHLSANPSLHNSPFLLPNQVHIFHSMDATTTSELPPGFRFHPTDEELIVYYLCNQATSKPCPASIIPEVDLYKFDPWELPDKTEFGENEWYFFSPRDRKYPNGVRPNRATVSGYWKATGTDKAIYSGSKLVGVKKSLVFYKGRPPKGDKTDWIMHEYRLAESKQSANRKIGSMRLDDWVLCRIYKKKNIGKAEHKEAQPKVQMTDLVAENNDEQKMMMNLPRTWSLTYLLDMNYLGPILSDGPYCSTFDFQTSNANIGIDPLVKSQPVEMANNYVAGSGKY, encoded by the exons ATGCAAGGAAACCCACCTTCAAAGATAAAACCACCACCAATCTCCTTTCAAACATTTCAAACACCTTCATTTCATCTCTCTGCAAACCCTTCACTTCATAACTCCCCTTTTCTTCTCCCTAACCAAGTTCATATTTTTCACTCAATGGATGCTACCACAACCTCTGAACTTCCCCCTGGCTTTAGGTTTCACCCAACGGACGAGGAACTAATCGTTTATTACCTCTGCAACCAAGCCACATCAAAGCCCTGCCCTGCTTCTATCATCCCAGAAGTCGATCTCTACAAGTTTGATCCATGGGAATTGCCAG ATAAAACAGAGTTTGGAGAAAATGAATGGTATTTCTTTAGTCCACGAGACAGAAAGTACCCAAACGGGGTGAGGCCGAACAGAGCAACAGTGTCTGGGTATTGGAAGGCCACTGGCACTGACAAGGCGATCTATAGTGGATCTAAGCTTGTGGGGGTGAAGAAATCCTTAGTATTTTACAAGGGTAGGCCACCAAAGGGTGACAAGACTGATTGGATTATGCATGAATACCGATTGGCGGAATCAAAACAATCGGCTAACAGGAAAATTGGGTCCATGAGG CTGGATGACTGGGTCCTGTGCAGGATTTATAAGAAGAAGAACATCGGAAAAGCAGAGCACAAGGAGGCACAGCCAAAAGTTCAAATGACTGATCTTGTAGCTGAAAACAATGATGAGCAGAAAATGATGATGAACCTTCCCAGGACTTGGTCCCTCACTTACCTTTTGGATATGAATTACTTGGGTCCAATTTTATCTGATGGCCCCTATTGCTCAACGTTTGATTTTCAAACGAGCAATGCCAATATTGGAATTGACCCCTTAGTAAAATCTCAACCGGTTGAAATGGCCAACAATTATGTAGCAGGCTCAGGGAAGTACTGA